Proteins from a single region of Amycolatopsis sp. CA-230715:
- a CDS encoding sensor histidine kinase, with amino-acid sequence MRKLPDNIAPAWLVVHVLGTLFIAATLATAREHSPWVWAAYGISAASWLAFTLLELNRTRLGLAAVMLALTAVLSGAMVPVADDSSALIISIISLGRFATLIAPSVAAILAVGVVDVVFAVLPFFLAQQRFSDAVINSGVMVLVLLLGLNRRQYELRANQAEELLKQTRLAQEQHARAAALDERNRIAREIHDVLAHSLGALGVQLELAEALLEKSDVDTAMSTVRRSRRLAATGLAEARNAVTALRRDVPSLVNAVTGLVTAHRADHATPVRFDTTGTERPLSSAAAVSLAAIAREALTNAAKHAPGEPISVALDFDEHAVRLEVRNPAAASEPGEGFGLTGMRERLALAGGTLSSGRRDGEWTVTAEVPE; translated from the coding sequence ATGCGGAAGCTGCCGGACAACATCGCGCCGGCCTGGCTCGTGGTGCACGTACTGGGCACGCTGTTCATCGCGGCGACGCTCGCCACCGCGCGCGAGCACTCGCCGTGGGTGTGGGCGGCGTACGGGATCAGCGCGGCCAGCTGGCTCGCGTTCACCCTGCTCGAACTCAACCGGACGCGCCTCGGGCTCGCCGCGGTCATGCTCGCGCTCACCGCGGTGCTCTCCGGCGCGATGGTCCCGGTCGCCGACGACTCGTCGGCGCTGATCATCAGCATCATCTCGCTGGGCCGGTTCGCGACGCTGATCGCGCCGAGCGTCGCGGCGATCCTCGCGGTCGGCGTGGTCGACGTGGTGTTCGCGGTGCTGCCGTTCTTCCTTGCGCAGCAACGGTTTTCCGACGCGGTCATCAACTCCGGCGTGATGGTACTGGTGCTCCTGCTCGGGTTGAACCGGCGGCAGTACGAGCTGCGCGCGAACCAGGCGGAGGAACTGCTCAAGCAGACCAGGCTCGCGCAGGAGCAGCACGCCCGCGCCGCCGCGCTGGACGAGCGCAACCGCATCGCGCGCGAGATCCACGACGTGCTGGCGCATTCCCTCGGCGCGCTCGGCGTCCAGCTCGAACTGGCCGAGGCACTGCTCGAAAAGTCCGATGTGGACACCGCGATGAGCACGGTGCGCCGGTCGCGGCGGCTCGCCGCGACCGGGCTCGCCGAGGCGAGGAACGCGGTGACCGCGCTGCGCCGGGACGTGCCATCACTGGTGAACGCGGTGACCGGGCTCGTGACGGCCCATCGCGCGGATCACGCGACACCGGTCCGGTTCGACACCACGGGCACCGAGCGCCCGCTGTCCTCCGCCGCGGCCGTCTCGCTCGCCGCGATCGCGCGCGAGGCGCTGACCAACGCGGCCAAGCACGCACCGGGCGAACCGATCTCGGTCGCACTCGACTTCGACGAGCACGCGGTCCGCCTGGAAGTGCGCAATCCCGCCGCGGCAAGCGAACCCGGCGAAGGCTTCGGCCTGACGGGGATGCGCGAACGGCTCGCGCTCGCCGGTGGCACGCTGTCGTCCGGACGGCGGGATGGCGAGTGGACCGTGACGGCGGAGGTACCGGAATGA
- a CDS encoding helix-turn-helix domain-containing protein, translated as MFQEHLEAALPVGADPRRHAHALAEVHEAALSGDALPRRPRSVIEASWQRMRRLGIDPDRGAQRAPLGPAELESRRRASGLADALPILRGGLISLAEEAAHIMVVVDAEGRVLWRDGSTAVRRRADGLGFTEGVDWHEDAVGTNAIGTALVARRPVQVYSAEHYVRSHHGWTCAAAPLHDPRDGRLLGVVDLSGPASTVHASTLALVDAVARLAESQLRNAHLAELDRLRGVAAPVLAKAGGGALVADRHGWIAASSGLAPVDRIVLPANCTPGRTWLPAFGTCVVEPLPGGWLVRPAADASPATKVELDVSTPRASTLTVTGQSGTWTHPLSPRHAEVLYVLACHRDGRSAAELAADLFGDADRTVTVRAEMSRLRRTFGGILDGRPYRFADGIDVVVHRPPDPEQVLPHSLAPAIRIATPRR; from the coding sequence GTGTTCCAGGAGCACCTCGAGGCAGCGTTGCCGGTCGGGGCGGACCCCCGGCGGCACGCGCACGCCCTGGCCGAGGTGCACGAAGCCGCGCTTTCCGGCGATGCGCTGCCCAGGCGTCCCCGGTCCGTGATCGAGGCGTCCTGGCAGCGCATGCGGCGGCTCGGCATCGATCCCGACCGCGGCGCGCAGCGCGCCCCGCTGGGGCCCGCCGAACTGGAGTCCCGCCGCCGGGCCAGCGGGCTCGCCGACGCGTTGCCGATCCTGCGCGGCGGGCTCATCAGCCTCGCTGAGGAGGCCGCGCACATCATGGTGGTCGTCGACGCCGAAGGCAGGGTGCTCTGGCGCGACGGCAGCACCGCGGTGCGCCGCCGCGCCGACGGGCTGGGCTTCACCGAGGGCGTCGACTGGCACGAGGACGCCGTCGGCACGAACGCGATCGGCACCGCGCTCGTCGCGCGGCGCCCGGTGCAGGTGTACTCCGCCGAGCACTACGTCCGCTCGCACCACGGCTGGACGTGCGCGGCCGCCCCGCTGCACGACCCGAGGGACGGCAGACTGCTCGGCGTCGTGGACCTGTCTGGCCCGGCGTCGACCGTGCACGCTTCGACGCTCGCCCTCGTCGACGCCGTCGCCCGGCTCGCCGAATCGCAACTGCGCAACGCCCACCTCGCCGAACTGGACCGGCTCCGCGGCGTGGCGGCCCCGGTGCTGGCGAAGGCGGGCGGCGGCGCGCTCGTCGCCGACCGGCACGGCTGGATCGCCGCGTCCTCGGGTCTCGCCCCGGTCGACCGCATCGTTTTGCCCGCGAACTGCACTCCGGGCCGCACCTGGCTGCCCGCGTTCGGGACCTGCGTCGTCGAACCGCTGCCCGGCGGCTGGCTCGTCCGGCCCGCGGCGGACGCGTCACCGGCGACCAAGGTCGAGCTGGATGTCAGCACGCCGCGCGCCAGCACGCTCACCGTCACCGGCCAGTCCGGCACCTGGACCCACCCGCTGAGCCCTCGGCACGCCGAAGTGCTCTACGTGCTCGCCTGCCACCGCGACGGCAGGTCCGCCGCGGAGCTGGCCGCCGACCTCTTCGGCGACGCCGACCGCACCGTCACCGTGCGCGCGGAGATGTCCCGGCTGCGCCGCACCTTCGGCGGCATCCTCGACGGCAGGCCGTACCGCTTCGCCGACGGCATCGACGTGGTCGTCCACCGCCCGCCGGACCCGGAGCAGGTCCTGCCGCACTCCCTAGCCCCCGCGATCCGGATCGCCACGCCCCGAAGGTGA
- a CDS encoding VOC family protein: protein MTSPATLVMVTLDCPDPRVLAEFYHQVTGWEIAHSEVDYAMVSQEGQVPIGFQRADEFAPPRWPGAEVPQQFHLDFIVEDLDATEKKLLAAGAGKPEFQPGGDKWRVLTDPAGHPFCVCLRS, encoded by the coding sequence ATGACATCACCCGCAACGCTCGTCATGGTCACGCTCGACTGCCCCGACCCCCGCGTCCTCGCGGAGTTCTACCACCAGGTGACCGGCTGGGAGATCGCGCACAGCGAGGTCGACTACGCCATGGTTTCCCAGGAGGGCCAGGTCCCGATCGGCTTCCAGCGCGCCGACGAGTTCGCGCCGCCGCGCTGGCCGGGCGCCGAGGTTCCCCAGCAGTTCCACCTCGACTTCATCGTCGAGGACCTGGACGCCACCGAGAAGAAACTGCTCGCCGCGGGCGCGGGCAAGCCCGAGTTCCAGCCGGGTGGCGACAAGTGGCGCGTGCTCACCGATCCCGCCGGGCACCCGTTCTGCGTGTGCCTGCGGAGCTGA
- a CDS encoding amidase, producing the protein MDDLLFAPLSEVHRALVAGTVSPVELLDASLDRVRRWEPALNAFVTVLAEPAREEALRAERALRDGGPVTVLTGIPVTVKDLFDTAGVRTTAGSRILASRVPARDASLVSALRRAGAVLVGKTNLHEFAYGFPHPDYGQAQNPWNSDRTAGGSSSGSAASLAAGIGYASLASDTGGSTRLPAAFSGLNALKPSRGLLARDGMLPLSPTLDHVGLLTRRAEDSALVLRALTGHPVPEPSMTGLRIGVVTDLLGDPLTDDVRDVFEKALFPGAREVRLPGIVDLGAQFVTIMLAEATWEHREWYPSREAEYAAGTRANLAAGAKVTAVEYLAALHARERFRRDVDALLTEVDVLVSPTIGFTAPEREPDFEGGGTGYIQRTIPFNASGHPAMSVPAGLARDGLPVGLQLVAARESTLYRVALAHEKAVGPLLRRKSEKYLT; encoded by the coding sequence ATGGATGATCTTCTGTTCGCGCCGCTGTCCGAGGTTCACCGCGCGCTCGTGGCGGGCACCGTCTCGCCGGTCGAGCTGCTCGACGCGTCCTTGGACCGGGTGCGCCGCTGGGAACCGGCGCTCAACGCGTTCGTGACGGTGCTCGCCGAGCCCGCGCGCGAAGAGGCCCTTCGCGCGGAACGGGCATTGCGCGACGGCGGGCCCGTCACGGTGCTGACCGGGATCCCGGTCACCGTGAAGGACCTTTTCGACACCGCGGGGGTCCGCACCACGGCCGGTTCCCGGATCCTCGCCTCGCGCGTGCCCGCCCGCGACGCTTCGCTCGTTTCGGCACTGCGGCGAGCGGGTGCCGTGCTCGTCGGAAAGACGAACCTGCACGAGTTCGCGTACGGGTTCCCGCATCCCGACTACGGCCAGGCGCAGAACCCGTGGAACTCCGACCGCACCGCGGGCGGCTCGAGCTCCGGCTCCGCCGCCTCGCTCGCCGCGGGCATCGGCTACGCCTCGCTCGCCAGTGACACCGGCGGCTCCACCCGGCTCCCAGCTGCATTTAGCGGGCTAAACGCGCTCAAGCCGTCCCGGGGGCTGCTGGCCCGCGACGGGATGCTGCCGCTGTCCCCGACCCTCGATCACGTCGGCCTGCTCACGCGTCGCGCCGAGGACAGCGCGCTGGTCCTGCGGGCACTGACCGGCCACCCGGTACCCGAGCCGTCGATGACGGGCCTCCGGATCGGCGTCGTCACCGACCTGCTCGGCGACCCGCTCACCGACGACGTCCGCGACGTCTTCGAGAAGGCGCTCTTCCCCGGCGCGCGGGAAGTCCGGCTGCCGGGCATCGTCGACCTCGGCGCGCAGTTCGTCACGATCATGCTCGCCGAGGCGACGTGGGAGCACCGAGAGTGGTACCCGTCGCGCGAAGCCGAGTACGCGGCGGGCACGCGCGCCAACCTGGCCGCGGGCGCGAAGGTCACGGCCGTCGAGTACCTCGCCGCTCTCCACGCGCGCGAACGATTCCGCCGCGACGTCGACGCCCTGCTGACCGAAGTGGACGTGCTCGTCAGCCCGACGATCGGGTTCACCGCGCCGGAACGCGAACCCGATTTCGAAGGCGGCGGCACCGGGTACATCCAGCGCACGATCCCGTTCAACGCGTCCGGGCATCCCGCGATGAGTGTGCCCGCCGGACTCGCGCGCGACGGTCTGCCGGTGGGCCTCCAACTCGTCGCCGCACGGGAAAGCACGCTGTACCGGGTCGCGCTCGCGCACGAGAAGGCCGTCGGCCCGTTGCTCCGGAGAAAGAGCGAAAAATACCTGACGTGA
- a CDS encoding heavy-metal-associated domain-containing protein, with protein MTESSYTVTGMTCGHCAGAVREEVGALAGVAKVDVDVQSGSVVVTSEAPLAVDDVRAAVEEAGYALA; from the coding sequence ATGACCGAGTCCAGCTACACCGTCACCGGGATGACCTGCGGCCACTGCGCGGGCGCCGTGCGCGAAGAGGTCGGCGCGCTCGCGGGCGTCGCCAAGGTCGACGTCGACGTCCAGTCCGGTTCCGTCGTGGTGACCAGCGAAGCGCCCCTCGCGGTCGACGACGTGCGCGCCGCCGTCGAGGAAGCGGGCTACGCGCTCGCCTGA
- a CDS encoding metal-sensitive transcriptional regulator, with amino-acid sequence MRGYTDDKDAYVKRLRRIEGQVRGLARMIENDEYCIDVLTQISAATKALRSVSLALLDEHLKHCVAEALESGGDEADEKVREASEAIARLVRS; translated from the coding sequence ATGCGCGGATACACCGACGACAAGGACGCCTACGTCAAGCGGCTGCGGCGGATCGAAGGCCAGGTGCGCGGCCTCGCCCGGATGATCGAGAACGACGAGTACTGCATCGACGTGCTCACCCAGATCTCCGCCGCCACCAAGGCACTGCGGTCGGTCTCGCTCGCGCTGCTCGACGAGCACCTCAAGCACTGCGTGGCCGAGGCGCTCGAAAGCGGCGGCGACGAAGCCGACGAGAAGGTGCGCGAAGCCAGCGAAGCGATCGCCCGCCTCGTCCGTTCCTGA
- a CDS encoding cold-shock protein: MTQGTVKWFNSEKGFGFITPDSGGGDVFVHYSEIQGNGFRTLEENARVEFEIGQGQKGPQATSVTVI; the protein is encoded by the coding sequence ATGACGCAGGGCACTGTGAAGTGGTTCAACTCCGAGAAGGGGTTCGGCTTCATCACCCCCGACAGCGGCGGCGGCGACGTCTTCGTGCACTACTCGGAGATCCAGGGTAACGGTTTCCGTACCCTCGAGGAGAACGCGCGAGTCGAGTTCGAGATCGGTCAGGGCCAGAAGGGCCCGCAGGCCACCTCGGTCACCGTCATCTGA
- a CDS encoding thiamine pyrophosphate-binding protein has protein sequence MRRAYTVPGESFLELLDVLQLQRSISLITTRHEAGAAFMAEAEGKLRDVPALVLGSKGPGIANLAIGVHTAYQDETPMIVILGETASNLLKYSGPSDPDLTGMFSSFVKWAGKARSATDVPKLLVEAINAARTGRRGPAVLAVPSDFWVAPFDQSLADPDLAMRTGTLHRSADEVAALLADSKYPVVIAGGRARWARDELVMTAEHLGFAVYNAFRRQDAFPETHERYAGHLGVGIPARQLDAMERADLVLCLGTRLDEVTTQNYRYPLPSQTLVMVGTGPADARRGGLTFRVASEVEPFLRELRSVAAPRTRRSSAANAAVHTFMTPPDTRDSVLVHPADVVRTVRRHAPEDTIVTNDASAFAGFVHRYWCFTAARSQLGPANGAMGYAVPAAVAAKLAEPERTVFAMVGDGAALMTGQEIETAVRYRVPIIVIVFQNGVYGTMAMHQARTHGRLAGVTLPAVDFAAWARGLGAAGYMVEDPQELEPTISRALRHQRPVLIDVRTDPDVITPETRLSELYHGDRSG, from the coding sequence GTGCGTCGCGCGTACACGGTCCCCGGCGAGTCCTTTCTCGAACTCTTGGACGTCCTGCAGCTCCAGCGCTCGATCTCGCTGATCACGACGCGGCACGAAGCGGGCGCGGCGTTCATGGCCGAGGCCGAGGGCAAGCTGCGCGACGTGCCCGCGCTCGTGCTCGGCAGCAAGGGCCCCGGGATCGCGAACCTGGCGATCGGCGTGCACACGGCGTACCAGGACGAGACGCCGATGATCGTCATCCTCGGCGAGACCGCGTCGAACCTGCTGAAGTACAGCGGCCCCAGCGATCCCGACCTGACCGGCATGTTCTCGTCGTTCGTGAAATGGGCAGGGAAGGCCAGGAGCGCGACCGACGTGCCGAAGCTCCTCGTCGAAGCGATCAACGCGGCCAGGACCGGGCGCCGGGGGCCCGCGGTGCTCGCGGTGCCGAGCGATTTCTGGGTCGCCCCGTTCGACCAGTCGCTCGCCGATCCCGACCTGGCGATGCGCACCGGAACCCTGCACCGCTCCGCCGACGAGGTCGCCGCGCTGCTCGCCGATTCGAAGTACCCGGTGGTGATCGCGGGCGGCAGGGCCCGCTGGGCGCGCGACGAGCTGGTGATGACCGCCGAGCACCTCGGGTTCGCCGTCTACAACGCGTTCCGCAGGCAGGACGCGTTCCCGGAGACCCACGAGCGCTACGCCGGGCACCTCGGCGTCGGGATCCCGGCGCGCCAGCTCGACGCGATGGAGCGCGCCGATCTCGTGCTGTGCCTCGGCACCCGGCTCGACGAGGTGACCACCCAGAACTACCGCTACCCGCTGCCGTCGCAGACGCTGGTGATGGTCGGCACCGGCCCGGCCGACGCGCGGCGCGGCGGGCTGACCTTCCGGGTCGCCTCCGAGGTCGAACCCTTCCTCCGCGAGCTGCGCTCGGTCGCCGCGCCGCGGACGCGCCGCAGTTCGGCGGCGAACGCGGCGGTGCACACCTTCATGACCCCGCCCGACACCCGCGACAGCGTGCTCGTGCACCCCGCCGACGTCGTGCGGACGGTGCGCCGCCACGCGCCGGAGGACACCATCGTCACGAACGACGCGAGCGCGTTCGCCGGGTTCGTGCACCGCTACTGGTGCTTCACCGCCGCGCGCTCGCAGCTCGGCCCCGCGAACGGCGCGATGGGGTACGCGGTGCCCGCCGCGGTCGCCGCCAAGCTCGCCGAGCCGGAGCGCACGGTGTTCGCGATGGTCGGCGACGGCGCCGCGCTGATGACCGGGCAGGAGATCGAGACGGCGGTGCGCTACCGGGTGCCGATCATCGTGATCGTGTTCCAGAACGGCGTGTACGGCACGATGGCGATGCACCAGGCCAGGACGCACGGACGGCTCGCCGGGGTCACCCTGCCCGCGGTCGACTTCGCGGCGTGGGCGCGCGGGCTCGGCGCCGCGGGCTACATGGTCGAGGACCCGCAGGAGCTGGAGCCGACGATCTCGCGCGCGCTGCGGCACCAGCGGCCCGTCCTGATCGACGTGCGGACCGACCCGGACGTGATCACCCCGGAGACCAGGCTGAGCGAGCTGTACCACGGTGATCGCTCCGGGTGA
- a CDS encoding hydroxyacid-oxoacid transhydrogenase: MDVTPDRETVFTYGAPALKYGRGASDEIGYDLTQLGARRVLVITDPGVAATGWPRRIAEGLRSYGLAAEVFDDVHVEPTDVSMRKAVDHARGTGPWDAFVAVGGGSSIDTAKAVNLLMSNDGELMDYVNAPVGGGRAPEKPLKPFVAVPTTTGTGAESTTVCVLDVLSLRVKSGISHLKLRPTLAVVDPRLSLSQPAEVTAASGMDILCHAAESYTAKPYTEFDRKRPEQRVPYCGSNPLADMFAEKSLDLLREALPAAVEDGDNVRAREDLALAATFAGLGFGNAGVHIPHANAYPIAGQVRDFHPAGYPGEEAMVPHGMAVSLTAPEAFRFTFDAAPERHLRVARLLAPDLDVPADADYLPSALKALMRRIGIPNGIGEVGYSESDVDELVQGTLKQQRLLATAPREADAEDLAGVFRRSVALW, from the coding sequence GTGGACGTGACACCTGACCGAGAAACCGTGTTCACCTACGGTGCCCCCGCGTTGAAGTACGGCCGCGGCGCGAGCGACGAAATCGGCTACGACCTGACCCAGCTCGGCGCGCGCCGGGTCCTCGTCATCACCGATCCCGGGGTCGCCGCCACCGGCTGGCCGCGGCGGATCGCCGAGGGGTTGCGGTCCTACGGGCTGGCGGCCGAGGTGTTCGACGACGTGCACGTCGAGCCGACCGACGTGAGCATGCGCAAGGCGGTCGACCACGCGCGTGGCACCGGCCCGTGGGACGCGTTCGTCGCGGTCGGTGGCGGCTCCAGCATCGACACCGCCAAAGCGGTGAACCTGCTGATGAGCAACGACGGCGAGCTGATGGACTACGTCAATGCGCCGGTTGGCGGCGGTAGGGCCCCGGAGAAGCCGTTGAAGCCGTTCGTCGCGGTGCCGACGACCACCGGCACCGGCGCCGAAAGCACCACGGTGTGCGTGCTGGACGTGCTGTCGCTGCGGGTGAAGAGCGGGATCAGCCACCTGAAGCTCCGGCCGACCCTGGCCGTGGTGGACCCGAGGCTGTCGCTGAGCCAGCCCGCCGAGGTGACCGCGGCCAGCGGGATGGACATCCTGTGCCACGCCGCGGAGAGCTACACCGCGAAGCCGTACACCGAGTTCGACCGCAAGCGCCCCGAGCAGCGGGTGCCTTACTGCGGCTCGAATCCCCTCGCCGACATGTTCGCGGAGAAGTCGCTCGACCTGTTGCGCGAAGCGCTGCCCGCGGCGGTGGAAGACGGCGACAACGTGCGCGCACGCGAAGACCTGGCGCTGGCCGCGACGTTCGCGGGGCTCGGCTTCGGCAACGCGGGCGTGCACATCCCGCACGCCAACGCGTACCCGATCGCGGGGCAGGTGCGCGACTTCCACCCCGCGGGCTACCCCGGCGAGGAAGCCATGGTGCCGCACGGAATGGCGGTTTCGCTGACCGCGCCGGAGGCGTTCCGGTTCACCTTCGACGCGGCGCCCGAACGGCACCTGCGGGTGGCCCGCCTGCTCGCGCCGGACCTGGACGTGCCAGCGGACGCGGACTACCTGCCGTCGGCGTTGAAGGCGCTGATGCGGCGGATCGGCATCCCGAACGGGATCGGCGAGGTCGGCTACTCGGAGTCCGATGTGGACGAACTGGTGCAGGGCACGCTCAAGCAGCAGCGCCTGCTCGCGACCGCGCCGCGCGAAGCGGACGCCGAAGACCTCGCCGGTGTCTTCCGCCGATCGGTGGCCCTGTGGTGA
- a CDS encoding acyl-CoA thioesterase, translated as MVSDYPHWQQVPLRWKDNDVYGHVNNVVHYALMDTVINTWLIDRGGLDMHDGETIGLCVESHCNYRGSVSFPDTLSVGLRVGHLGRSSVRYEIGMFREEELIAEGHFVHVFVDRGSRRPVEVSGKLREALEALQPC; from the coding sequence GTGGTGAGCGACTACCCGCACTGGCAGCAGGTTCCGTTGCGGTGGAAGGACAACGACGTCTATGGGCACGTCAACAACGTCGTGCACTACGCGCTGATGGACACCGTGATCAACACCTGGCTGATCGACCGCGGCGGCCTCGACATGCACGACGGCGAAACGATCGGCCTGTGCGTCGAATCGCACTGCAACTACCGCGGCTCGGTGTCCTTTCCGGACACACTGTCGGTGGGGTTGCGCGTCGGGCACCTCGGCCGGTCCAGCGTGCGGTACGAGATCGGCATGTTCCGCGAGGAGGAATTGATCGCGGAGGGCCATTTCGTGCACGTGTTCGTGGACCGGGGTTCGCGCCGCCCGGTCGAAGTCAGCGGCAAGCTCCGCGAAGCACTGGAAGCACTGCAGCCCTGCTGA
- a CDS encoding helix-turn-helix domain-containing protein — translation MAGNRATPKARALGAAIRELREEAGVGLRQFAGRLGKDPGTVSRIETGKRGTDVAEIARMLTTLGVGGARYEELVEMARGGTAGPLWLAATLPEQRQHLAAVLEFERSATVIIDMAPLLIPGLLQTTDYARAIMSAGSVPASEIEMRIAIRVGRRDAIFRPHPAHFVALIGEAALRQEIGGRDVLLAQCRYLLELSAKSNVDIRVVPFDVGWHPGLETPFVLMDSDVAQPVVQVETRISGLFLSDDEYVSGYRNAADKVAQVALGPKESVSLIAARVDRMEREHDRCRSVEEVQS, via the coding sequence ATGGCAGGCAACAGAGCAACTCCGAAAGCGCGCGCTCTCGGCGCGGCGATCCGCGAACTGCGCGAAGAAGCAGGTGTGGGCCTGCGCCAATTCGCGGGCCGGTTGGGAAAGGATCCCGGCACGGTCTCCCGCATCGAAACCGGCAAGCGAGGCACCGATGTCGCCGAGATCGCGCGAATGCTCACCACGCTCGGTGTGGGTGGCGCGCGGTACGAGGAACTCGTCGAGATGGCGCGCGGTGGCACGGCCGGGCCGTTGTGGCTCGCCGCCACCCTTCCGGAGCAACGTCAACACCTCGCCGCGGTCTTGGAGTTCGAACGCTCGGCGACCGTGATCATCGACATGGCTCCGCTGCTGATCCCCGGTCTGCTGCAGACGACCGACTACGCTCGGGCAATCATGTCGGCGGGCAGTGTTCCTGCTTCGGAGATCGAGATGCGCATCGCGATCAGAGTCGGGCGCCGCGACGCAATTTTCAGGCCGCATCCGGCCCACTTCGTTGCGCTGATCGGCGAAGCCGCGTTGCGCCAGGAGATCGGTGGTCGCGATGTGCTGCTCGCGCAGTGCCGGTACCTGCTGGAGCTGTCCGCCAAATCCAATGTGGACATTCGAGTGGTTCCGTTCGACGTCGGATGGCATCCGGGGCTGGAGACACCGTTCGTGCTCATGGATTCCGATGTGGCGCAACCGGTTGTTCAGGTCGAAACCCGGATCAGCGGGCTCTTCCTGAGCGACGACGAGTATGTGAGCGGATACCGGAATGCGGCCGATAAGGTGGCCCAAGTGGCGTTGGGGCCGAAGGAATCGGTGTCCCTCATCGCTGCTCGGGTCGACAGGATGGAGCGAGAACATGACCGCTGCCGGTCAGTGGAAGAAGTCCAGTCGTAG
- a CDS encoding DUF397 domain-containing protein has protein sequence MTAAGQWKKSSRSQQSTSCVEVNLGATVGVRDTKARKSGTLRVPATAWRAFVATTGTDIR, from the coding sequence ATGACCGCTGCCGGTCAGTGGAAGAAGTCCAGTCGTAGCCAGCAAAGCACCAGTTGCGTGGAGGTGAACCTGGGCGCCACAGTGGGCGTGCGGGACACCAAGGCGCGGAAGTCGGGCACTCTTCGGGTGCCTGCCACGGCATGGCGAGCCTTCGTCGCCACCACGGGCACGGATATCCGCTGA
- a CDS encoding IS1380 family transposase: MKDSKRSGRVKVSADGAGVVSHAGVGLLREMAEVTGLVGAVNSALADTYRGVAVHAPGQVFADVAVAIADGADAVSGIAVLRDREDLFGPVASMPTAWRLLERIDEAHLPAVQAARAAARQRAWEAGAAPDLSEELCLDFDATIVLAHSDKQDAAATWKHTFGFHPLLCFLDRPQIAGGEALAGLLRPGNAGSSTAADHVAVLDAALAALPTYARPRPGDPDSPRLLARSDSAGASHTFAQTCRDRGVGFSFGFPVDARVQRIVDAIPASCWHPAVEPGDGIRDGAWVTEISTAIDLSKWPEGSRLILRKERPHPGAQLRFTDADGMRITALLTDTAPGIIPGQAAGLELRHRQRARMEDRIREAKATGLRNLPCRGLAENTAWLQAVLTAIDLVCWSQLIGFTDQPDLARIEITTFRYRVLHVAARITRSARQTHLRIDRTWRWAPAIATGFHRIRTAFP; this comes from the coding sequence GTGAAGGATAGCAAGCGTTCTGGTCGGGTGAAGGTCAGCGCGGATGGTGCTGGTGTCGTGTCGCATGCTGGTGTCGGGTTGTTGCGGGAGATGGCTGAGGTCACGGGTTTGGTCGGGGCGGTGAACTCGGCGTTGGCTGATACTTATCGTGGTGTCGCGGTGCATGCGCCGGGGCAGGTGTTCGCTGATGTGGCGGTGGCGATCGCGGATGGCGCGGACGCGGTGTCGGGGATCGCGGTGCTGCGGGACCGGGAGGATCTGTTCGGGCCGGTCGCGTCGATGCCGACGGCGTGGCGGTTACTCGAGCGGATCGACGAGGCCCATCTGCCCGCGGTGCAGGCCGCCCGTGCCGCCGCGCGGCAACGGGCGTGGGAGGCCGGGGCTGCCCCGGACCTGTCCGAGGAGCTGTGTCTGGATTTCGATGCCACGATCGTGCTGGCGCACTCGGACAAGCAGGACGCGGCAGCGACGTGGAAGCACACGTTCGGGTTTCACCCGCTGTTGTGTTTCCTCGATCGCCCGCAGATCGCCGGCGGGGAAGCCTTGGCCGGGTTGCTGCGCCCAGGCAACGCGGGGTCGAGCACCGCGGCCGATCACGTCGCCGTGCTCGATGCGGCGCTGGCGGCGTTGCCCACCTACGCCCGGCCCCGCCCCGGCGACCCCGATTCGCCGCGGCTGCTCGCGCGCAGTGATTCCGCCGGGGCCAGCCACACCTTCGCCCAGACCTGCCGGGACCGGGGCGTCGGGTTCTCCTTCGGGTTCCCGGTCGACGCGCGGGTGCAGCGCATCGTCGACGCGATCCCGGCTTCGTGCTGGCATCCCGCGGTCGAGCCTGGGGACGGGATCCGGGACGGAGCCTGGGTCACCGAGATCAGCACCGCGATCGACCTGTCGAAGTGGCCCGAAGGGTCACGGCTGATCCTGCGCAAAGAACGCCCGCACCCCGGCGCGCAGCTACGATTCACCGACGCCGACGGGATGCGGATCACCGCGCTGCTCACCGACACCGCACCCGGGATCATCCCCGGCCAGGCCGCCGGGCTGGAACTGCGACACCGTCAACGCGCCCGGATGGAAGACCGCATCCGCGAGGCCAAAGCCACCGGCCTGCGCAACCTGCCCTGTCGCGGACTCGCCGAAAACACAGCCTGGCTACAGGCCGTGCTCACCGCGATCGACCTGGTCTGCTGGAGCCAACTGATCGGCTTCACCGACCAGCCCGACCTCGCCCGGATCGAGATCACCACCTTCCGTTACCGCGTCCTGCACGTCGCCGCCCGCATCACCCGCAGCGCACGCCAAACCCATCTGCGCATCGACCGGACATGGCGCTGGGCCCCCGCAATCGCCACCGGATTCCACCGCATCCGCACCGCTTTCCCCTAA